The Streptomyces sp. NBC_00162 genome window below encodes:
- a CDS encoding GTP-binding protein: MDYRNSDPPAGPSRADILPQTAAAAVKVVIVGGFGVGKTTMVGAVSEIKPLTTEETMTRAGVGVDDTWGVARKITTTVAMDFGRISINDELVLYLFGTPGQERFWFLWRGLFEGALGAVVLLDTRRLEISFDVIGRLEERGVPFVVAVNSFPGAPEHPVEELRQALDLPPAVPILVCDARRRDSSRDVLLTLMRYLHSQAATQEAM, translated from the coding sequence ATGGACTACAGAAACTCTGACCCGCCCGCCGGGCCGTCCCGCGCGGACATACTGCCGCAGACGGCCGCGGCCGCCGTGAAAGTCGTCATCGTCGGCGGTTTCGGCGTGGGCAAGACGACGATGGTCGGTGCGGTCAGCGAGATCAAGCCGCTGACGACCGAGGAAACGATGACCAGGGCCGGCGTCGGCGTCGACGACACCTGGGGCGTGGCCCGCAAGATCACCACCACCGTGGCCATGGACTTCGGCCGCATCAGCATCAACGACGAACTCGTGCTGTACCTGTTCGGAACACCGGGCCAGGAGCGATTCTGGTTCCTGTGGCGCGGGCTCTTCGAGGGCGCGCTCGGAGCGGTCGTACTCCTCGACACCCGTCGGCTGGAGATCAGCTTCGATGTCATCGGACGGCTCGAGGAGCGGGGCGTCCCCTTCGTCGTGGCCGTCAACTCCTTCCCCGGCGCGCCCGAACATCCGGTGGAGGAACTGCGCCAGGCCCTCGATCTGCCCCCCGCCGTCCCGATCCTCGTCTGCGACGCCAGACGACGGGACTCGTCCCGCGATGTCCTGCTGACCCTCATGCGCTACCTGCATTCCCAGGCAGCCACCCAGGAGGCAATGTGA
- a CDS encoding cytochrome P450, which produces MRRQTTGLVPRCPADPHALPAFPGSHPGGNVSTHPTPPPECPAHAAGTADGMYRLHGAEAQADPLALYEKLRAEYGPVAPVLVSGDLPAWLVLGHRENLDVARTSSRFARDPRGWRDMREGRVPADTPLGPMVSWVPVCNFTDGPVHERLRSAVVESLERFDKRGIRRYVTRFANQLVDQIAGEGYADLVSAFSDQLPMLVMTQLIGAPDEHGPLLVNAARDMLQGTETALQSDRYVTDTLENLVVERKAKPARDLASWLIEHPANLSDTEVLMHLRVVLIAAYETTANLIANTLRTVLTDPRFRASLSGGQMTLPDALEQVLWDDPPINTIIGRWATGDTLLGGQQVKAGDMILLGLAAGNADPQIRPDPEVSVHGNRSHLAFSSGPHECPGQDIGRAIADTGIEVLLDRLPDLQLAVDASELQWRGTLMSRHLLSLPVRFAPRSVPNPQPQPEQPSGHSAHALIPPQPTAAPAVGVRRRGVSWWRRLLGRR; this is translated from the coding sequence CTGCGACGCCAGACGACGGGACTCGTCCCGCGATGTCCTGCTGACCCTCATGCGCTACCTGCATTCCCAGGCAGCCACCCAGGAGGCAATGTGAGTACCCACCCCACCCCACCGCCCGAGTGCCCCGCCCACGCGGCGGGAACGGCGGACGGCATGTACCGACTCCACGGAGCGGAGGCTCAAGCCGACCCCCTCGCGCTGTACGAGAAGCTGCGGGCCGAATACGGGCCGGTGGCCCCGGTGCTGGTGAGCGGAGACCTTCCGGCATGGCTGGTCCTCGGTCACCGGGAGAACCTGGACGTCGCGCGCACCTCCTCGCGCTTCGCCCGCGATCCCCGGGGCTGGCGCGACATGAGAGAGGGCCGGGTACCGGCCGACACCCCGCTCGGCCCCATGGTCTCCTGGGTGCCAGTGTGCAACTTCACCGACGGGCCCGTTCACGAGCGGCTGCGCTCAGCCGTGGTGGAATCCCTGGAGCGCTTCGACAAGCGCGGCATCCGCCGCTACGTGACCCGCTTCGCCAACCAGCTCGTCGACCAGATCGCAGGCGAGGGATACGCCGACCTGGTCTCCGCCTTCTCCGACCAGCTCCCCATGCTGGTCATGACGCAGCTCATCGGTGCACCGGACGAACACGGACCCCTGCTGGTCAACGCGGCACGCGACATGCTCCAGGGAACCGAGACGGCCCTCCAGAGCGACCGCTACGTCACTGACACGCTGGAAAACCTGGTCGTGGAGCGCAAGGCCAAGCCCGCCCGTGACCTCGCCTCCTGGCTGATCGAGCATCCCGCGAACCTGAGCGACACCGAAGTGCTGATGCACCTGCGCGTCGTGCTGATCGCGGCCTACGAGACCACCGCCAACCTGATCGCCAACACGCTGCGGACCGTACTGACCGACCCGCGCTTCCGGGCGAGCCTCTCCGGAGGCCAGATGACCCTGCCCGACGCCCTGGAGCAAGTCCTCTGGGACGACCCGCCGATCAATACGATCATCGGGCGCTGGGCCACCGGTGACACCCTGCTCGGCGGCCAGCAGGTGAAAGCCGGCGACATGATCCTGCTCGGCCTGGCCGCGGGCAACGCCGACCCGCAGATCCGACCGGACCCCGAGGTCTCCGTCCACGGCAACCGCTCCCACCTGGCCTTCAGCAGCGGACCGCACGAGTGCCCGGGCCAGGACATCGGGCGTGCCATCGCGGACACCGGCATCGAAGTCCTGCTGGACCGGCTGCCCGACCTCCAGCTGGCGGTCGACGCGAGCGAGCTCCAGTGGCGTGGCACCCTCATGTCACGCCACTTGCTGTCACTGCCGGTACGGTTCGCCCCCCGTTCCGTGCCGAATCCGCAACCCCAGCCCGAGCAGCCGTCCGGGCACTCTGCGCACGCGCTGATCCCGCCGCAGCCGACGGCAGCGCCCGCGGTCGGTGTTCGCCGGCGTGGCGTCAGCTGGTGGCGCCGGCTGCTCGGCCGCCGCTGA
- a CDS encoding terpene synthase family protein has translation MTVSPRPSRLGSRLPSFYCPLERDLVHPEAKQVEAWAVEWLDAFGLYPDPVERAWGLATHSADFSCRIIPDGDVEALLLFTEWNYWANAVDDWQDSGSDEVGTGAVVEHGARLLRTIEDPGVSVLPDGPMTRALLDLVGRTHAMLTPYELRRFVEGTRDWLLGAAWRAAQAEAGTMPGLNDFVAMGPLANGTRFSLTWSDVARGDRLPADVLCSPALTALTDAAGFVVSADNDLFSYDKDDHLEPREVNLVNVLAHQENCSPAEAVPLAVALRDRVMVLFVRLRAQLDEGADGELRRHLAALGHYMAGSITWQSRAPRYASPRNRYELPLEEAGFAVRFADDPCVTGFEPPDLPALASWWRRVRG, from the coding sequence ATGACCGTCTCCCCGCGCCCCTCCCGCCTCGGTTCGCGCCTGCCGTCCTTCTACTGCCCCCTGGAGCGCGACCTCGTCCATCCCGAGGCGAAGCAGGTGGAGGCCTGGGCGGTCGAGTGGCTGGACGCCTTCGGCCTGTACCCGGATCCGGTCGAACGCGCGTGGGGTCTCGCCACCCACAGCGCCGACTTCTCCTGCCGCATCATCCCCGACGGGGACGTGGAGGCCCTCCTGCTGTTCACCGAGTGGAACTACTGGGCCAACGCCGTCGACGACTGGCAGGATTCGGGTTCCGACGAGGTGGGGACGGGTGCCGTCGTCGAACACGGTGCGCGTCTGCTGCGAACCATCGAGGACCCCGGGGTGTCCGTGCTGCCCGACGGGCCCATGACCCGCGCGCTGCTGGACCTGGTGGGCCGCACCCACGCCATGCTCACCCCCTACGAACTGCGAAGGTTCGTCGAGGGGACGCGGGACTGGCTGCTCGGGGCGGCCTGGCGGGCCGCCCAGGCCGAGGCCGGGACCATGCCGGGGCTGAACGACTTCGTCGCCATGGGGCCGCTGGCGAACGGTACACGCTTCTCGCTGACCTGGTCCGACGTCGCACGCGGAGACCGGCTGCCGGCGGACGTGCTCTGTTCCCCCGCCCTGACGGCGCTGACGGACGCGGCGGGATTCGTCGTCAGCGCGGACAACGACCTGTTCTCCTACGACAAGGACGACCACCTGGAGCCGCGCGAGGTGAATCTCGTCAATGTCCTCGCCCATCAGGAGAACTGCTCCCCCGCCGAGGCGGTGCCGCTCGCGGTTGCCTTGCGTGACCGGGTGATGGTCCTCTTCGTGAGGCTACGGGCACAGCTGGACGAGGGTGCGGACGGGGAACTGCGCCGTCACCTGGCGGCGTTGGGCCACTACATGGCCGGCTCCATCACGTGGCAGAGCCGGGCCCCCCGGTACGCCAGTCCGCGCAATCGGTACGAGCTGCCGCTCGAGGAAGCCGGGTTCGCGGTCCGGTTCGCCGATGACCCCTGCGTCACCGGATTCGAGCCACCGGATCTGCCGGCTCTCGCGTCCTGGTGGCGCCGGGTACGCGGCTGA
- a CDS encoding SAM-dependent methyltransferase: MLQQCAGRDAVRAAAACPEDQPYPTKGRTPHARHTPRIVLRQRPGLGPGRFGAALLHPQDTGDPPEVRSGPPSALPRRAVSRRPPETTVSQSTLQQRLSAAQERIVEHAARSWGAYEAPPRRLLDIGCGLGGTSLYWAQEHGASVTSLTVAAEHVPIVRHFARHAGVTGRVTPVLADVHDLDETRAYDAVYANESSGYTDRTRLFEVVAKALVPGGWFGIQEHFVGRSEWREFMDGYYRTRLGRRGEYLAAAEAAGFELVQDEDVTDSVAEFWVQSMAWNTAELDRLRAGAGVGPGAWTGERLEQSTIAHSRFFRLWRDHAVQTRLLHFRIGGGR, encoded by the coding sequence GTGCTTCAACAGTGTGCCGGTCGGGACGCGGTGAGAGCGGCGGCAGCGTGTCCCGAAGACCAGCCCTACCCCACGAAAGGGCGGACACCCCATGCGCGTCATACCCCTCGTATCGTCCTTAGGCAGCGACCAGGGCTTGGCCCCGGACGATTCGGTGCGGCTCTACTACACCCGCAAGACACAGGAGATCCTCCAGAAGTACGGTCCGGGCCCCCGAGTGCACTTCCACGTAGGGCTGTATCCCGACGACCCCCGGAGACCACCGTCTCCCAGAGCACACTGCAGCAGCGCCTGTCCGCTGCGCAGGAGCGGATCGTCGAGCACGCGGCCCGTTCGTGGGGCGCGTACGAGGCGCCTCCCCGGCGGCTGCTGGACATCGGCTGCGGCCTGGGCGGCACGTCGCTGTACTGGGCGCAGGAGCACGGGGCATCGGTCACCAGCCTCACCGTCGCGGCGGAACACGTCCCGATCGTCCGGCACTTCGCCCGTCACGCGGGGGTCACGGGGCGGGTGACGCCCGTACTGGCCGATGTCCACGACCTGGACGAGACCCGTGCGTACGACGCCGTCTACGCCAACGAGAGCAGCGGCTACACCGACCGGACCCGGCTCTTCGAGGTCGTCGCCAAGGCGCTGGTGCCCGGTGGATGGTTCGGGATCCAGGAGCACTTCGTGGGCCGCTCCGAGTGGCGCGAGTTCATGGACGGCTACTACAGAACGCGGCTGGGGCGGCGCGGGGAATACCTGGCCGCGGCCGAGGCCGCCGGCTTTGAACTGGTACAGGACGAGGACGTGACGGACTCGGTGGCGGAGTTCTGGGTGCAGTCCATGGCGTGGAACACCGCCGAACTCGACCGGCTCAGAGCGGGCGCCGGAGTCGGACCCGGCGCCTGGACCGGCGAACGGCTCGAGCAGTCGACGATCGCGCACAGCAGGTTCTTCCGGCTCTGGCGTGACCACGCGGTGCAGACGCGGCTGCTGCACTTCCGGATCGGTGGCGGCCGATGA
- a CDS encoding helix-turn-helix domain-containing protein, which translates to MRTVALAVTDGMLHFELSMAIEVFGSDLTHIVDPWYHFSLCGSSAVQVDRFRLEPDHGLDHLAHADTVIVPGWADTDVDPPAELVDAVRAAHAAGARVASLCTGAFVLAAAGLLDGKRATTHWAHTGELARRHPKVTVDPDVLYVDNGDVLTSAGKAAAMDLCLHLVRLDHGSSNANKIARRLVVPPHRDGGQAQFIATPVPAPGNNPLATLFPWALGRLDEPLTVEDLARQARMSSRHLGRHFKSLTGTTPLQWLHIQRIRHAQELLETTDDTIDTIATATGMGTATTLRRHFHRTVGVPPDAYRRTFRSHARSHTDNRGRHHRPGAADAAEARSGVPPMPHV; encoded by the coding sequence ATGCGTACTGTCGCGTTGGCCGTCACTGACGGCATGCTGCATTTCGAACTGTCCATGGCGATCGAGGTCTTCGGATCGGACCTGACCCACATCGTGGACCCCTGGTACCACTTCTCGCTCTGCGGATCGAGCGCCGTGCAGGTCGACCGCTTCCGCCTGGAGCCCGACCACGGGCTCGACCACCTCGCGCACGCCGACACCGTGATCGTCCCCGGCTGGGCCGACACCGATGTGGACCCGCCGGCGGAACTCGTCGACGCCGTGCGCGCAGCACACGCGGCGGGCGCACGCGTGGCCTCCCTGTGCACAGGGGCCTTCGTCCTGGCCGCCGCCGGCCTGCTGGACGGCAAGCGCGCCACCACACACTGGGCGCACACCGGGGAACTGGCCAGGCGCCACCCGAAGGTCACGGTGGACCCGGACGTCCTCTACGTCGACAACGGCGACGTGCTCACCTCCGCCGGCAAGGCCGCGGCCATGGACTTGTGCCTGCACCTCGTCCGCCTCGACCACGGCTCGTCGAATGCCAACAAGATCGCCCGCCGGCTGGTCGTACCACCACACCGCGACGGCGGCCAGGCCCAGTTCATCGCCACCCCCGTCCCCGCCCCGGGCAACAATCCGCTCGCCACCCTCTTCCCCTGGGCCCTCGGGCGGCTGGACGAACCCCTCACCGTGGAAGACCTGGCCCGCCAGGCACGGATGAGCTCTCGCCACCTGGGCCGCCACTTCAAGTCGCTCACCGGCACCACCCCGCTGCAGTGGCTCCACATCCAACGCATCCGCCACGCCCAGGAACTCCTGGAGACCACCGACGACACCATCGACACCATCGCCACGGCCACCGGCATGGGCACGGCCACCACCCTGCGCCGGCACTTCCACCGGACCGTCGGCGTCCCACCGGACGCCTACCGCCGCACCTTCCGCTCCCATGCCCGCTCCCACACCGACAACCGCGGGCGACACCACCGGCCAGGGGCTGCCGACGCAGCGGAAGCCCGCAGTGGAGTTCCCCCGATGCCGCACGTATGA
- a CDS encoding saccharopine dehydrogenase family protein, translating to MGSGQTVAVFGAYGHTGRFVVAELLKRGYVPVLSGRDADKLKALAHETGLDVRVASVDDPASLDHALAGTAAVINCAGPFASTTAPVIESALRARIPYLDVAAEIEANLDTFAHFADRAREAGAVIVPAMAFFGGLGDLLATAAMGDWTRADSAHIAFGLSSWHPTAGTRLSSAVSRERRGDYRLRYTGGQWEHRTDAPPTLEWPFPEPMGPRSVIGEFTMADVVTVPSHLSIPDVTTYMTAEAAREVVASDTPAPAAADESGRSDQTFLIDAVVRSGDTERRAVARGQDIYAVTAPLVVEALERVLTGRTHAVGVASAGEMFDAPDFLSALFPHITLELHP from the coding sequence ATGGGATCGGGCCAGACGGTGGCGGTGTTCGGTGCGTACGGGCACACGGGGCGTTTCGTGGTGGCGGAGCTGCTGAAGCGCGGGTACGTCCCGGTTCTCTCCGGCCGCGACGCCGACAAGCTGAAGGCATTGGCGCACGAGACCGGGCTGGACGTTCGCGTGGCGTCGGTCGACGACCCGGCCTCGCTCGACCACGCCCTGGCCGGCACAGCGGCCGTGATCAACTGCGCGGGCCCGTTCGCCTCGACGACCGCCCCGGTGATCGAGTCGGCCCTGCGGGCACGGATCCCGTACCTGGACGTGGCGGCCGAGATCGAGGCCAACCTCGACACCTTCGCGCACTTCGCCGACCGGGCACGCGAGGCGGGAGCGGTCATCGTCCCCGCGATGGCCTTCTTCGGCGGTCTCGGCGACCTGCTGGCCACCGCGGCGATGGGCGACTGGACCAGGGCCGACTCGGCGCACATCGCGTTCGGACTGAGCAGCTGGCACCCCACCGCCGGGACGCGCCTGTCGAGCGCTGTCTCCCGGGAGCGGCGCGGGGATTACCGGCTGCGCTACACCGGCGGCCAGTGGGAGCACCGCACCGACGCCCCGCCCACCCTGGAATGGCCCTTCCCCGAGCCGATGGGCCCGCGTTCCGTCATCGGGGAGTTCACGATGGCCGACGTCGTGACCGTACCCAGCCACCTGTCCATCCCCGACGTGACCACCTACATGACGGCAGAGGCGGCCCGCGAGGTAGTGGCCTCCGACACGCCCGCGCCGGCCGCAGCCGACGAGAGCGGCCGGTCCGACCAGACCTTCCTCATCGACGCCGTCGTGCGCTCGGGCGACACCGAACGACGAGCCGTCGCGCGCGGTCAGGACATCTACGCCGTCACCGCGCCCCTCGTCGTGGAAGCGCTCGAGCGAGTCCTCACCGGGCGCACCCATGCGGTCGGCGTCGCCTCGGCGGGAGAGATGTTCGACGCCCCCGATTTCCTGAGTGCGCTGTTCCCGCACATCACTCTCGAACTCCACCCGTAA
- a CDS encoding RidA family protein, with translation MERTAVNPVTWSQELGFNQGEVVSGHTRTLYISGQTAMSGEGKPRHDGDIAAQLTLSIDNLEAVLGEAGMSLANLVRLNVYTTDVDRLFQHYGVLAARLGAAGVAPTSTMLGVTRLAIPGQMVELEGTAVA, from the coding sequence GTGGAACGAACGGCGGTCAACCCGGTGACGTGGTCGCAGGAGTTGGGATTCAACCAGGGTGAGGTCGTCTCCGGGCACACACGGACCCTGTACATCTCGGGGCAGACCGCGATGAGCGGCGAAGGCAAGCCCCGGCATGACGGTGACATTGCGGCGCAGTTGACGCTGAGCATCGACAACCTGGAGGCCGTGCTCGGCGAGGCCGGCATGTCTCTCGCGAACCTCGTCCGGCTCAACGTCTACACGACCGACGTCGATCGGCTTTTCCAGCACTACGGCGTGCTGGCGGCGCGGTTGGGTGCCGCCGGGGTCGCGCCGACCTCCACGATGCTCGGGGTGACGCGACTGGCCATCCCCGGCCAGATGGTCGAGCTCGAGGGGACCGCGGTCGCGTGA
- a CDS encoding helix-turn-helix transcriptional regulator has product MRADRLVSLVLLLRQRGRLTADTLARELEVSTRTVLRDIEALSAAGVPVYAERGRHGGFALLPGFRTELTGLNHDEALALLTAGSGRGEQVFGLGSALASAMRKVVDALPESHQATASDAAQRFLVDPETDLLSRRMVAEEVPGATMIEVRRAVLAGHKLRIHYAATGQTPQWRTVDPIGLVTVRDRAYLLATRSGENRTYRLSRVLAAEELPETAQRPNRVDLDRIWRERSAEFLSGGDHITVLVRVNPARREELLATALAVRAEEPDADGWLRLEVTFQDSRHAEWALWQLSTDAEALAPQSLRASLRNRAAAIVTRYGDSS; this is encoded by the coding sequence ATGCGCGCCGACCGGTTGGTCTCCCTGGTGCTGCTGCTGCGTCAGCGCGGTCGGCTGACTGCGGACACGCTGGCCCGCGAGCTGGAGGTATCCACCCGCACCGTGCTGCGCGACATCGAGGCGCTCTCCGCGGCCGGCGTCCCGGTCTACGCCGAACGCGGCAGGCACGGCGGTTTCGCACTGTTGCCGGGTTTCCGGACCGAGCTCACCGGACTGAACCACGACGAGGCCCTCGCTTTGCTGACGGCCGGATCGGGGCGCGGCGAGCAGGTGTTCGGCCTCGGCTCGGCGCTCGCTTCGGCCATGCGGAAGGTGGTCGACGCGCTGCCCGAAAGTCACCAGGCCACCGCGAGCGACGCGGCCCAGCGATTTCTCGTCGACCCGGAGACCGACCTGCTCTCACGCCGGATGGTCGCCGAGGAGGTACCCGGCGCCACGATGATCGAGGTCAGGCGCGCGGTGCTCGCCGGCCACAAGCTGCGCATCCACTACGCGGCCACGGGCCAGACACCACAGTGGCGCACAGTGGACCCGATCGGCCTGGTCACCGTACGCGACCGGGCCTACTTGCTGGCCACGAGATCTGGCGAGAACCGCACCTACCGGCTGTCGCGGGTGTTGGCCGCCGAGGAACTCCCTGAAACGGCACAGCGACCGAACCGGGTCGATCTGGACCGGATCTGGCGGGAACGCTCCGCGGAGTTTCTTTCCGGCGGCGACCACATCACCGTGCTGGTACGGGTGAACCCGGCGCGGCGCGAGGAGTTGCTGGCCACCGCGCTGGCCGTCCGCGCAGAAGAACCCGACGCAGACGGCTGGCTGCGACTGGAGGTGACCTTCCAGGATTCACGACACGCGGAATGGGCGCTGTGGCAGCTCAGCACGGACGCGGAAGCCCTGGCCCCGCAGTCGTTGCGCGCCTCCCTGCGCAACCGCGCCGCAGCGATCGTCACCCGCTACGGAGACTCGTCCTGA
- a CDS encoding sensor histidine kinase: MHRRPGLSARLKLTLSYAGFLAVAGALLLAVVWVFLLRYVPDNSQGLLGISPNRYLLVHTFAPAAAVAMVFLLVFGLLGGWILAGRMLAPLTQIRDAARMAGNGSLSHRIRMKGRQDEFRELSDAFDSMLEQLESHVAEQQRFAANASHELRTPLAISRTLLDVARKDPTRDRGELIERLSAVNTRAIDLTEALLLLSRGDRGDFTRESVDLSLTAEEAAETLLPLAEQRRITLDVTGGAARTSGSAELLLRMVTNLVQNAIVHNLPAGGTVTVHTEAQGDTSVLRVENTGPRLSPELVPTLTEPFQRGTERVRTDEHAGVGLGLAIVHSIVRAHDGTLGLVPRPAGGLLVTVRLPGTPQAPSPSGAH, encoded by the coding sequence ATGCATAGGCGCCCAGGGCTCAGCGCCCGGCTGAAACTCACCCTCAGCTACGCCGGATTCCTCGCCGTCGCCGGTGCTCTTCTGCTGGCCGTGGTGTGGGTGTTCCTGCTGCGCTACGTACCCGACAACTCCCAGGGCCTTCTCGGGATCTCACCCAACCGCTACCTCCTTGTGCACACCTTCGCCCCCGCCGCGGCCGTGGCGATGGTCTTCCTGCTCGTGTTCGGCCTCCTGGGGGGATGGATCCTCGCCGGCCGGATGCTCGCACCGCTCACCCAGATCAGGGATGCGGCACGGATGGCCGGGAACGGGTCGTTGTCCCACCGGATCCGCATGAAGGGCCGCCAGGACGAATTCCGTGAACTCTCCGACGCGTTCGACTCGATGCTCGAACAACTCGAGTCCCACGTCGCCGAGCAGCAGCGGTTCGCCGCGAACGCCTCCCACGAACTGCGCACCCCGCTGGCGATCTCGCGGACGCTCCTCGACGTCGCCCGCAAGGACCCCACGCGGGACCGGGGCGAACTCATCGAACGCCTCAGCGCTGTCAATACGCGGGCGATCGACCTCACAGAGGCCCTTCTGCTGCTCAGCCGCGGCGACCGCGGAGATTTCACCCGCGAGAGCGTCGACCTCTCCCTCACCGCCGAAGAAGCCGCCGAAACGCTGCTCCCCCTAGCCGAACAGCGCCGGATCACGCTCGACGTCACCGGCGGGGCGGCCCGGACCAGCGGCTCCGCGGAGCTCCTGCTGCGGATGGTGACGAACCTCGTCCAGAACGCCATCGTCCACAACCTCCCCGCCGGCGGCACCGTGACGGTCCACACCGAGGCGCAAGGCGACACGAGCGTGCTGCGGGTCGAGAACACAGGTCCTCGGCTCTCACCGGAACTGGTACCGACCCTCACCGAACCCTTCCAGCGGGGAACGGAACGCGTACGCACCGACGAGCACGCCGGCGTCGGCCTCGGCCTGGCCATCGTGCACAGCATCGTCCGCGCCCACGACGGAACCCTCGGCCTCGTCCCCCGTCCCGCCGGCGGCCTCCTCGTCACGGTCCGGCTTCCCGGCACGCCGCAGGCACCGTCCCCGAGCGGGGCCCACTAG
- a CDS encoding response regulator transcription factor produces the protein MRVLIVEDEPYLAEAVRDGLRLEAIAADIAGDGDSALELLSVNSYDLAVLDRDIPGPNGDEVARRIVASGSGIPILMLTAADRIDDKASGFELGADDYLTKPFELRELVLRLRALDRRRAYARPPVREIAGLRLDPFRREVFRDGRYVALTRKQFAVLEVLVAAEGGVVSAEELLERAWDENVDPLTNAVRITVSALRKRLGEPWIIATVPGVGYRIDNGRDTIAPGSTHA, from the coding sequence ATGCGCGTACTGATCGTGGAGGACGAGCCCTACCTGGCCGAAGCCGTCCGTGACGGTCTGCGGCTGGAGGCGATCGCCGCCGACATCGCCGGCGACGGCGACTCCGCCCTGGAACTGCTCAGCGTCAACTCCTACGACCTCGCGGTCCTCGACCGCGACATCCCCGGCCCCAACGGCGACGAGGTCGCCCGGCGCATCGTCGCCTCCGGCAGCGGCATCCCGATCCTCATGCTCACCGCTGCCGACCGCATCGACGACAAGGCCTCCGGGTTCGAGCTCGGCGCCGACGACTACCTCACCAAACCGTTCGAGCTGCGGGAGCTCGTCCTGCGGCTGAGGGCGCTCGACCGCAGACGCGCGTACGCCCGGCCCCCGGTCCGCGAGATCGCGGGCCTGCGGCTCGACCCCTTCCGCCGGGAGGTCTTCCGCGACGGACGTTACGTCGCGCTCACCCGCAAACAGTTCGCCGTGCTGGAAGTCCTCGTCGCCGCCGAGGGCGGGGTCGTCAGCGCCGAAGAGCTGCTGGAACGGGCCTGGGACGAGAACGTCGACCCCCTCACCAACGCCGTGCGCATCACCGTCTCCGCACTGCGCAAACGGCTCGGCGAACCGTGGATCATCGCCACGGTGCCCGGCGTCGGCTACCGGATCGACAACGGCAGGGACACCATCGCCCCCGGCAGCACGCATGCATAG
- a CDS encoding VanZ family protein, whose protein sequence is MNHNASMSAPPRRARRIVLLGLAILGMASAVFIVRGPLMMSAPMCMAGRWHGCFDTFNGVVLMTLVALPLALLVVWALARRRRAADVTSAWRMSLAEVGMVHGTAPFIWMTMMPGGGAGTVPARVSLVPLRDLVTMGPLGIVGNLLVFAALGFFAPMRFAALASLPRILTLGAGCSVLVETAQYVLRLDRVSSVDDVLVNAAGAVLAAMASRRWWRTTAQAPSDQPRPALAPAG, encoded by the coding sequence ATGAACCACAACGCTTCCATGTCAGCACCTCCCCGCCGCGCGCGCAGGATCGTGCTCCTCGGCCTGGCGATCCTCGGCATGGCGAGCGCAGTGTTCATCGTGCGGGGGCCGCTCATGATGTCCGCTCCGATGTGCATGGCCGGGCGGTGGCACGGCTGCTTCGATACGTTCAACGGTGTGGTGCTCATGACGTTGGTCGCGTTGCCGTTGGCCCTGCTGGTGGTGTGGGCTCTGGCACGCCGTCGGCGTGCCGCCGACGTCACATCGGCGTGGCGGATGTCGCTGGCCGAGGTGGGCATGGTCCACGGCACGGCGCCGTTCATTTGGATGACCATGATGCCGGGGGGCGGGGCCGGCACCGTCCCCGCCCGGGTGAGCCTGGTACCGCTGCGGGACCTGGTCACGATGGGGCCGCTCGGAATCGTCGGCAACCTGCTGGTCTTCGCGGCGCTGGGGTTCTTCGCCCCGATGCGGTTCGCGGCGCTGGCGTCCCTGCCCCGGATCCTGACGCTCGGGGCGGGCTGCTCGGTCCTGGTCGAAACCGCACAGTACGTCCTGCGGCTGGACCGGGTGTCCTCCGTGGACGACGTACTGGTCAACGCCGCCGGCGCCGTGCTGGCCGCGATGGCGTCGCGCCGCTGGTGGCGCACCACGGCGCAAGCGCCGTCGGACCAGCCTCGCCCCGCGCTGGCACCGGCAGGCTGA